Below is a window of Juglans regia cultivar Chandler unplaced genomic scaffold, Walnut 2.0 Scaffold_78, whole genome shotgun sequence DNA.
GGTTTAATGTGTATTCTCAAACTTTAGAAGACTTGATTGATGGACTATGTGATGGGCTGAAGACTTGGGGTCAATGCTCTCCTTTAAGAAAATGCCCTACACACgaatattttaaaacttcttCATGCATCACACAAATATgcaattaatttttgtataagTTTTGCATTTCTGTTATGCTTGGTtggaatgagatgaattgagatgatttgaaaatagtagtgagataatttctgaataatattgaattggtttgagttaaaatattttatagagttttaaaaatggagagagaaaaagttgaataaaaatattattagaatataattttttaatataacttttattttgaaatttgaaaaggtagaattattttttgttttttatttgaaagtttagaaaagttataataatcaggtaatgattagataaaaaagttgaagatttgaaattgaaaaatatttgtacttgtggtgtttggatattgagatgagatggaagcaTCTCTCCATCCAAACCGGGCCTTAGCCTAATAAAAGCACGATGCATTATTGCCCCTAGTGTTCGCACAAAACACGATGAACGTATATTACCAAACTTTGGACGACCTTGACTAATGATTCTGTGATAGGCGACTTGGAATAATATAGATACGTATTTAAGGTGCAAGTCCTGTGTAGGGTTTTTAAAAGAAGTGGGACCATCATGACAAAGTGAATTTGTTCATATGGGTCACACTTTTTACAAATGAGCAGTACTTGCACATTCTAccttttacaaatcattttccaaaatttaaaacttgaacAATAGATATCTATTTAGTGAAGtgccaaaacattttttatttctttgcagAAAAAACATAGATTAAGAGACTAAATCATAAAGAGATATATTTTTCCCTTAATGTTTTCAAAAGCCCATGTGAACTCAACAAAGCCATTAGTAATTATCATGCGCACACCCTTTGTGTTCCACATGATCCTATTTTTATGGGATCAGTTTAAACTTAAATAGAagagtgttggaccacttaaaggactcttaagtgATAGACTCCGACTCACGAACATCTCCGTAAGTGAGAATCAATCAATAGAtattacataatttgatttgtataaataaatttaaagtttaatattacacaaattactctaaaaaaaatcttacacaaatttaattatatcaggttaaaaatataaatattgtgttATTCACACAGACTTACAagtaaaaaatctcatatttcatactGAATGGCCGATAATTTGGCGTTATACAGTCGAGATGGGaagatttttgtctttttatccCAAAGCTACTGTTAAAGCTAGGCGCTATGTTGACCATTAAAGTTTAAACCATAATGATATGTATTTTTCCCTTAATGTTTTCAAAAGCCCATGTGAACTCAACAAAGACATTAGTAATTATCATGCACACACACTTTCTGCCGTCCCTGttctaatttttccaaactcatcAATCCATGTTCTTGTAGAAGTGAGTTTGCCCACTCTTTTTGATATCttatgtatttaaaatattttttattttttatttaatgattaagtaagtgatttttagtgtattgatgtattttttttttaaatatttaaatatgttaaaaaaatataaaaagaaaaaaaaatcaaatttgtgcTAGACGTCATGCCCAACTATCACTGCTGGCAGCAGCCTAGCACCACTATCTAtctgtgtgtgcgtgtgtatatatatatatagtatatatatatatatactatatatatatatatacacacacgcacacacataaATACAAGTCTTTGGCCCTATCACGGTGTCATCAATCAAGTCTTCAAGGAAAGGAAAGCAATAATGCATTGTTGAAGGTagtctcaatattcaaatatcataaatataaatattttttaatttttaattttttttatctaataattacttgattattataattttctaaaattttcaaataaaatacaaaaatattttaatttcttttaaatcctaaaataaaaattatattaaaaaattatattctaacaatattttaactttataatatttttattcaaatttttttcttttgtcccaaaatcctataaaacatcttaactcaaaccattttattactattcacaaactattttattataattactactattcacaaatttctcatctcttctcaacatccaaacgaggcttTAGTCTATTTGTAAATCACTCCATCgggtttaaattatttataattttctcaatgaGTATGCAAATTTTTATAACTAAGTCCTCGTCTTTCTACCGTCAATTCATCTATTCGAAACTAGTTTAACCAATTAGAACTTGACACATGACATATAAATGCCATGTCAACACCCTTACAAAaagcaaaatctaaaaattagaataaaaatatatttaaaagaatctataaaattaagataaatatttttgaagtgtAGATATTTCTGCccgataaatatttttaattagacaTGGAACCGAGTTgtcaaattttatttgaaatgcatATCGCAGGTGGTGTACTTATAGATGGTTAGTGAGCATCGTTACAAGTACTTCATGGAATGGTCttatttaataatgttattGATGCCAAAGTCTTGGGTTAGCCTCTTAATCTATGTTTTCCctcaatgaaattaaaaaaaaaaaaattgggataattttttttcgatttttattttttggcactTCACTAAATAGAtatcttttcttcaatttttaaattttggaaaatgatttttacaagATCTAGGGTGTGCAAGCATTGTTCATTGTAAAAAGtgggatccatatgaaaaaaattcattttgtcatgatggtcccactttttttaaaattcctaaACAGGACTTGGACCTTAAATACGTATCTATATTATTCCAAGTCGCCTATTTCAAAATCATTAGTTAAGGTCATTCAAAGTTTGGTAATACACGTTCAATGTGTTTTGTGCGTAAACTAGGGGCAATAATGCATTGTGCTTTCTTTAAGCTAAGACCCAGTTTGGATGGAGAGATGCTTcatcatctcaatattcaaacacaacaaatacaaatacttttcaattttaaatgttcaattttttcatctaagtGTTATCtgattattacaactttttgaactttcatctaaaacacaaaaaataattcaatattttcaaatctcaaaacaaaaattatattaaaaaattatattctaacaaattatattctaataatattttaaccttataatataaaaagttttatctatcatctaaaatcatctcatctcagctTTGAATCCAAAGCAATTCTTAATCTATGTTTTCCCTCCaaagaattattaaaattgagattaaagttaaaaaattaaataaaatagtgttagaatatattttttaatattatttttgttttagaatttgaaaaaattaaattgtttattttattttgtgtagaaatttaagaaacttttaatgattaaatgagagattttcaaaataataatatttattttcaaaataatatatttttcaaaattgtaatGTTTATTTCCAAACGAAGCCAGTCTTGCAAACGAGGCTTTAGCTCTCCAGGCGACCAACCTCAATTGGAGAACAAAAATCAAGGCTAAAAAAGTAAAAGACTTGAAGAGGCTGccaggaaattatgagaaaaaatagaaaccTACAACAGTCAAAAGacgttttatttttcataaaaaaaaaaaaaaagaggcagaCGCTATCCTTGGATGAAAACAGTTAATAAGCACTCAAagactaaaaaataaagaaggtaAAGACAATTGAAAAGTTGGGAGATTGAGAAATTGAATAGAACCTCGTGATATTGAGTACTCATGATCAGTCTACACCCTATAATTGAGTCATCAGTCAAGGTCTTcccaaatttatcatttttgcttgaaataatttaatctatAACGCATATAAATTTCTAAGTCATCGGTCAATGTTGAGGTGTCTATATAAACTCTTTAAGAATAACTTCGCTTAGACACCTAAACGTGAAATGGAGTTTGGAATATTTGGGTGGTGGCTAATGTTGGCGGCCTTGTTTCAATTATCTTCTATTCATGCTTGtttgagggaggagagagaagcTCTCTTGCGGCTCAAAGCTTCTCTCGTGAACTCCTTGTATGATGATTTCTTCACATCTTGGAACTCATCTCAGGAAGGGAGAAATTGCTGCGATtggaaaagtgttttgtgtgaCAACACTACAGGGCGTGTAATCAAGCTTCATCTTAGCTATGTGAGGGCCTGGGATCAGGAAGTTTGGTATCTGAATGCCTCTCTGTTTATTCCCTTTCAAGAGCTTAAGTACCTCGATTTGAGTGGGAATTATATATTTGGTATGTTTATATCATAAcagagtaatatttttttttgaattatgcAATAGAAATCAGTTTATAATTGTCTAAATTGTAGGTTTTGAAAGATTATCCGGATTGAACAAGCTAGAGGTGCTTGACTACTCTAGGAATTACTTCAATGAAAGCTTCCTGTCATCGCTTGGTCAGTTCTTATCGCTCAAGGAACTATATTTGAGTTACAACCACATACAGCGACCAATCTCAGGTAATTAGTCTCTAAGGTTACATCCATTTGATACTCCATGCTATATCCTAGTGAACACATTTTAATACTGAGAGTAAAACAGAAAACGTGAATGGAGTTTGGAATTTTTGGGTGGTGGCTACTGTTGTGGGCCTTGTTTCAATAATCTTCTTTTCATGGTAGTTGCGCTTGTTTGAGGGAAGAGTGAGTAGCTTTCTTGCGACTCAAACCTTCCTTGAACCCCTTGTATGAACCCTTAAAATATTGGAACTCACATATCTGGATGGGCTCCAAATGAAGGTTTGTTTATATCATAACAGAGTAATATTGTTTTTTGAATTATGCAATATAATTGTCTAAATTATAGGTTTTGAAAGATTATCCGGATTGAGCAAGCTAGAGGTGCTTGACTTCAGTGGGAATTACATCAATGAAAGCTTCCTGTCATCCCTTGGTCAGTTCTTATCGCTCAAGGAACTATATTTGAGTTACAACCACATACAGCGACCAATCTCAGGTAATTAGTCTCTAAGGTTAGATCGACTAATATACATCCAATTGATATGCTATGTCCTattaacacattttaaattcttcgCTTAATTAGACACCTGAGAGTACTGGGAGTAAAACAGAAAACGTGAATGGAGTTTGCTACGATTCACGAAGAGAGTAATTGCTACGATTGGCAACGTGTTGTGTGTGACAACATTAAGAGCTTCATCTTAGCTATGTGAACGTCTCTTACAATAGTGATAAAGTTTGGTATCTTAATCTGAATGCCTCTCTGTTTCTTCCCTTTCAAGAGCTTAAGTACCTCCATTTGAGTTATAATGCAATATCTGGATGGTTAGTTTATATTgttctgtttttcattttccgtttaaatatttctttcttttttattttttgaattatgcAATATAAATCAGTTTATAATTGTCTAAATTGTAGGTTTTGAAAGATTATCCGGATTGAGCAAGCTAGAGGTGCTTGACTTCACTGGGAATTACTTCAATGAAAGCTTCCTGTCATCCCTTGGTCAGTTCTTATCACTCAAGAAGCTATATTTGAGAGACAATATCCAATTAGATGGACCAATCTCAGGTAATTAGTCTCTAAGGTTAGATCGACTAATAGACATCCATTTGATATGCTATGTCCTATTTAacacattttaataattttcgtatacatgaaaattatttctcataacTAAAACACTCCTTGCCGTTTTAGAGCTGAGAAGACTAAAGAACCTACGGGAGTTGTATTTGGATGGTTCCTACATTGACAAAAGCTTCCTCAGTAAAGTTGGAGTTATGACTTCCCTTAATGTATTGACAATACCAAATTGTGGACTCAATGGAAGTTTGCCCATTGTTCAAGGTAAAAAGCCTTATTTTCGCAAAATATTCCTTAGCAAAAATCTCTTAATGGTAGAACTTAATTATTACTCATTTCATTTTGTAGGCTTGTGTGAGCTTATGAATCTACGAGAGTTAGATCTCAGCTCTAATGATTTTGAAGGGATACTGCCTTCATGTTTGGCAAACATGACACAACTTCGAATATTTGATATCTCTTCAAATCGCTTCAATGGAAGCGTTGATCTCTCCCCTCTACCTAGTTTGAAGTCACTTGAGTACCTTGATTTATCAGATAACTACTTCAGCCCAATCACATTCTCCTCATTTTTTAATCTCTCAAAGCTTGAGGTCATATTTAGTGATGGCAACAAAGTAGTTGATGAAACTGATCTGTCTCAAAGATGGGTTCCTGGCTTCCAATTAAAGGCTTTCAGTTGTTCAAGGTGCTTATCTAACAAGTCTGGTAGAATAACTCTGAGATTCCTTCATTATCAGTTCGACTTGCAAGTACTACAACTCCCTCACAACAACTTGGCAGGACAGTTCCCCACATGGTTGCTAGAAAACAATACAAGGTTGGAGGTTCttaatttgagaaataattctTTTACAGGCACTTTGCAGCTGCCCAGTCATCATATGCCCAACCTCTCTCTTTTagatatttcatttaatcatattCAAGGTCCAATTCCAACAAACTTTGGTTTAATTTTTCCGAATCTagagtttttaaatatttctaaaaatcaCTTTGAAGGTGTTATTCCTTCTTCTTATGGTAATTTGACCTCcctaaaaattttagaaatgtcGAGCAATAATTTTTCAGGAACAATACCagagaatttgataaaaagttgcTCCTCTTTATACTACCTTAAATTGTCCAAAAATCATTTGAGTGGCCAACTAATTCCTACCAATTTCAATCTAACATTACtacgttttttgtttttggacaaCAACCACTTTTCTGGAGAGATCCCATATACCATATCTAATTTTATGGCCTTGGAAGCAATTGATTTCAGTAATAACAATTTGTCTGGGACGCTTCCAAGATGGATGGGGAGCATGCCTTCATTGACAGAAATTGCTCTCGCAAAAAAC
It encodes the following:
- the LOC108981570 gene encoding receptor-like protein 15 isoform X2 → MQYLDGFERLSGLSKLEVLDFTGNYFNESFLSSLGQFLSLKKLYLRDNIQLDGPISELRRLKNLRELYLDGSYIDKSFLSKVGVMTSLNVLTIPNCGLNGSLPIVQGLCELMNLRELDLSSNDFEGILPSCLANMTQLRIFDISSNRFNGSVDLSPLPSLKSLEYLDLSDNYFSPITFSSFFNLSKLEVIFSDGNKVVDETDLSQRWVPGFQLKAFSCSRCLSNKSGRITLRFLHYQFDLQVLQLPHNNLAGQFPTWLLENNTRLEVLNLRNNSFTGTLQLPSHHMPNLSLLDISFNHIQGPIPTNFGLIFPNLEFLNISKNHFEGVIPSSYGNLTSLKILEMSSNNFSGTIPENLIKSCSSLYYLKLSKNHLSGQLIPTNFNLTLLRFLFLDNNHFSGEIPYTISNFMALEAIDFSNNNLSGTLPRWMGSMPSLTEIALAKNQLEGPIPVELCNLKYLSFFDLSHNNLSGSIPSCSNWSDIIHVHLNKNRLTGPITSGFKGCSTLVTLNLRDNYLIGNIPDWIGNLSSLSILLLKENYLHGKIPLQLCLLEKLSLLDLSHNSFSGQIPHCFSNFTHEPTYQKSEVSRFFQSYFEMSDMLSFLHSAMIMNGVLLNSRDEDYAFSVVDALQEVEFSTKNNSLSYKGDILNYMSGIDLSCNKLEGEIPTELGDLSNIHALNLSFNNLTGSIPTEFSKLKQIESLDLSHNNLDGIIPPQLVELNSLAVFKVAHNNLRGTTPERKAQFGTFDESSYEGNPLLCGPPLPKACTKTEPSSTIPTDNEGDEACGFIDLEVFYVSFAVSYVIMLLAIVAILYINLHWRRAWFNFVEVCISTCYYFIVTSTCKLSRFRIV
- the LOC108981570 gene encoding receptor like protein 21-like isoform X1 translates to MEFGIFGWWLMLAALFQLSSIHACLREEREALLRLKASLVNSLYDDFFTSWNSSQEGRNCCDWKSVLCDNTTGRVIKLHLSYVRAWDQEVWYLNASLFIPFQELKYLDLSGNYIFGFERLSGLNKLEVLDYSRNYFNESFLSSLGQFLSLKELYLSYNHIQRPISGFERLSGLSKLEVLDFSGNYINESFLSSLGQFLSLKELYLSYNHIQRPISGFERLSGLSKLEVLDFTGNYFNESFLSSLGQFLSLKKLYLRDNIQLDGPISELRRLKNLRELYLDGSYIDKSFLSKVGVMTSLNVLTIPNCGLNGSLPIVQGLCELMNLRELDLSSNDFEGILPSCLANMTQLRIFDISSNRFNGSVDLSPLPSLKSLEYLDLSDNYFSPITFSSFFNLSKLEVIFSDGNKVVDETDLSQRWVPGFQLKAFSCSRCLSNKSGRITLRFLHYQFDLQVLQLPHNNLAGQFPTWLLENNTRLEVLNLRNNSFTGTLQLPSHHMPNLSLLDISFNHIQGPIPTNFGLIFPNLEFLNISKNHFEGVIPSSYGNLTSLKILEMSSNNFSGTIPENLIKSCSSLYYLKLSKNHLSGQLIPTNFNLTLLRFLFLDNNHFSGEIPYTISNFMALEAIDFSNNNLSGTLPRWMGSMPSLTEIALAKNQLEGPIPVELCNLKYLSFFDLSHNNLSGSIPSCSNWSDIIHVHLNKNRLTGPITSGFKGCSTLVTLNLRDNYLIGNIPDWIGNLSSLSILLLKENYLHGKIPLQLCLLEKLSLLDLSHNSFSGQIPHCFSNFTHEPTYQKSEVSRFFQSYFEMSDMLSFLHSAMIMNGVLLNSRDEDYAFSVVDALQEVEFSTKNNSLSYKGDILNYMSGIDLSCNKLEGEIPTELGDLSNIHALNLSFNNLTGSIPTEFSKLKQIESLDLSHNNLDGIIPPQLVELNSLAVFKVAHNNLRGTTPERKAQFGTFDESSYEGNPLLCGPPLPKACTKTEPSSTIPTDNEGDEACGFIDLEVFYVSFAVSYVIMLLAIVAILYINLHWRRAWFNFVEVCISTCYYFIVTSTCKLSRFRIV